The following proteins are co-located in the Castanea sativa cultivar Marrone di Chiusa Pesio chromosome 8, ASM4071231v1 genome:
- the LOC142606756 gene encoding uncharacterized protein LOC142606756, with protein sequence MRKRRGRPETTETLMKEEEGGVANTGKEGKGFFACYLLLSLSPRHKGHTYIGFTVNPRRRIRQHNGEIVSGAFRTKKKRPWEMVLCIYGFPTNVSALQFEWAWQHPHESLAVRKAAADFKSLSGIANKVKLAYTMLTLPAWQSLNITVNFFSTKYTTHSAGCPSLPEHMKVQVCSMDELPCYTEIDESLSENEDDWANKEECDEGRSSSELVEETVADSAARISADYEVSVDMTTDGLYNRIKELGEDCSQPSSFVKSLMSTSSSIVTGSLSVKEIAEDRDMINDGSVELHQPARNVLTTFVNNQLPSSSCMVVPHQVEIIDVSTPSPDCRTSLYGKKRRISTVRPEIIDLTKSPNFVQL encoded by the exons atgaggAAAAGAAGGGGACGACCGGAGACCACGGAAACCctaatgaaagaagaagaaggcggAGTAGCAAACACAGGTAAAGAAGGGAAAGGGTTTTTCGCTTGCTATCTATTGCTCTCCCTCAGCCCACGCCACAAAGGCCACACCTACATCGG ATTTACAGTGAATCCGCGGCGTCGAATCCGCCAGCACAATGGTGAAATAGTGAGTGGGGCATTCagaaccaagaagaagaggCCCTGGGAAATGGTCTTGTGCATCTATGGCTTCCCAACAAATGTCTCTGCTCTCCAG TTTGAATGGGCCTGGCAGCACCCACATGAATCGCTGGCTGTAAGGAAGGCAGCAGCAGACTTTAAATCTCTCTCTGGAATTGCAAATAAGGTCAAACTTGCATATACGATGCTCACCCTCCCAGCCTGGCAAAG CTTGAACATCACTGTAAACTTTTTCTCAACCAAGTACACAACGCATTCTGCTGGTTGCCCAAGCTTGCCTGAGCATATGAAGGTCCAAGTATGCTCAATGGATGAGCTTCCATGCTACACTGAAATAGATGAGAGTCTAAGTGAAAATGAAGATGACTGGGCCAATAAGGAAGAATGTGATGAGGGTAGAAGTTCCAGTGAGCTTGTAGAAGAAACAGTAGCAGATTCTGCGGCTCGAATTTCAGCAGATTACGAGGTTAGTGTTGACATGACAACTGATGGTCTTTATAACAGGATTAAGGAACTAGGAGAAGATTGTTCACAGCCATCTAGTTTTGTCAAATCACTGATGAGCACATCGTCTTCGATTGTCACTGGCTCTTTAAGTGTAAAAGAAATTGCTGAAGATAGAGATATGATTAATGATGGTAGTGTTGAATTGCATCAACCAGCAAGGaatgttttgacaacttttgTAAACAATCAATTACCAAGCAGCAGCTGTATGGTGGTGCCTCATCAAGTTGAGATAATAGATGTGTCAACTCCATCTCCTGACTGCAGAACTAGTTTATACggaaagaagagaagaattTCCACTGTCCGTCCTGAGATTATCGACCTGACTAAATCTCCCAATTTTGTCCAATTATAG